DNA sequence from the Methanofollis formosanus genome:
CGTAATACCGCTCGAACCCCCGGCCGACCGGCCAGTTGCGCCGCGTCGAGGCGAGGTGCATCTCCTCCTCGGGACAGAGATGCCACTTGCCGAGCATACAGGTGCCGTACCCCGCCTCGACGAGCACCTCGGCAAGGGTGGCGCACTCGAAGGGGATGTGTCCGTTCGAGTTCGGAAATCCGGTGGTCCCCTCGGCGATGCAGGCCATGCCGGCGGTGGTGTGGTTGCGGCCGGTGAGCAGGCAGGCGCGGGTCGGCGAGCAGAGGGCGGTGGTGTGCCACTGGGTGTACAGAAGTCCGTCTCCGGCGAGGCGGTCGATGTTCGGCGTCTCGATCAGGCCGCCGTAACAGGAAAACGCTGAGAACCCGACGTCGTCGAGGACGATCATCAGGACGTTCGGTGCATCCTTCGGCGCTGTGGGGGCTTCGTAGGGGGTCCAGTCAGGGACCGAGTCCCTGATGTCCAGGTTGATCACTCCTTTGAACGGTTCAGGCATGGTCTCTCCTCCGCGATCGCCTCTGCCATGCGGTCATCTCATATATCTTTTCACCTCGCCCTGATCCCGGCCGCGATCGCCACGATCCCGCCGACGACGGCGAAGGCCCCGAAGACGAACGGGAGCGTCACGGCGCCGATGAGCGGGTTGAAGATGAGAATGATCCCGAAGATCAGGCTCAGAAGACCGAGGACCCCGGTCCCAACGCCCCCGCCCCGCATGGCCCAGGCGAGTCTGGTGATCCCGTACACGATCCCCCAGATCCCGAGCACGATGATCAGAAAGGCCAGGAGCACGAACGGGGCATAGATGGGATAGAGCAGGATCACGATCCCGGCGAGGATCCCGAGTACCCCCGAGAGGATGTTCCATCCCCTGTTCTCACGGTTCGATACCGCGCCGATGAGCGCCAGGACTCCTCCGAAGAGCCACAAGATCCCGAGGAACTGGACAATCACGACCATCGTGACGCCCG
Encoded proteins:
- a CDS encoding HdeD family acid-resistance protein — translated: MEETGGPPGYEGFELPWWAVVLEGIAALVIGILLLTSPGVTMVVIVQFLGILWLFGGVLALIGAVSNRENRGWNILSGVLGILAGIVILLYPIYAPFVLLAFLIIVLGIWGIVYGITRLAWAMRGGGVGTGVLGLLSLIFGIILIFNPLIGAVTLPFVFGAFAVVGGIVAIAAGIRAR